A segment of the Trifolium pratense cultivar HEN17-A07 linkage group LG7, ARS_RC_1.1, whole genome shotgun sequence genome:
ttgtattagagggttgagagatgtagttaggtatttgctttggagagtgtgagtgtattgggggccaagggaaggttgagggtagtctatgtgttgtaacaattttcacatagtgtttattctctggttgtcggttttgacaacgaccgtggttttttctccggtttggagtttccacgttatatttttgtgttgttgattgcattcttttattttctctatgccggtttttcccaacagtTTCTAATATCATCATCGATTAGGGTTTGGAGTTTGAACGCGGTAAGTTTCTCCTATTTGGTTTCTAATATCATCATCGATTCGTAGGTTTTTTGGCACAATCTAGTGTAGGATCGTTagatattgtttttgttttctttgttttatgttttttgttttccaaTCGGTATtcgattatatatatatgtgtctcATTAGTATGTATGATATTCTTCTGAATTGAATTGGTTTTCTTGAATTGGAAGGGTGATTCCTGGAAGATGGTAGTTCATAGAGGAGTTCTGAATGGAGGGCCAATGAAAGTATTCAGAGAAGGGATTTCTTTGGTTATCAATTTTTGGTGGCAGATTCGACGGAATCGTGATGTTGTTTACCGTGACCTTAATCAACTTCGTCGCTGCCTGTTTGATTGGTTCATTCAATCCGAAGTTCCGCCTTCTGTTTCTTCTGCAACGATGAAACTCGAGCATCTACTTCGTCTTTATAGAATAGATATCATAGATCTTGATAACAGCCTTGAAGAGGTATGTATGTAGGTTTATGGAATAGATATCATATATCTTGATAGATAGGTTTCTGAACAACTAGTGGTTATGTAAATGTAatgtatgtatatgtatgtatgtaggTTTCTGAACAACTAGTGGTTATGTACCGTGAATGTTTACAAGGTGATTTTAGCTCTGTTGAGATCATCCAGGAAGCCAATTTGAGGCTAGCTCGCCATCTAATACGGCCCAATTCGTCTGAAGTGGATGATGCTTCTCAAGTGTTTAGACAAGGGATATGTTTGCTTATGGAGAATTTGTGGGTGCGCAATGTCTTCATTCATCAATTGTGTCAATCTAACCCCCACCTAATGCTTCAAGAACTTGCTGATGACATTCTCTTTTGGTTCACTCAAACCATAAGTACACAATTTTGATTAATCTTTAATTAACTACTTTTccttttatctttttatttatctatactgatactgattttcttttttcatttcaaaaaagAGCCGCTTTCTTTGGCTTACTTAGAAAGGATTCTCAGGAACGAACTGTATTCTCGTCCTATAAATCATGATGTTGCTGCTACTAATGGCATCACTGAAGAGGTATGCATGATTTTTCTCTTCTAAAACTTATGCTCCTTTATCCTTTGAACACAAACGTGCAATGTTAACTTGTTCATGATTCTTTAGGTAGCTACCAAACTCATGCTTATGCATAAAGAATGCTTACAAGGCAACTTTAGCTCTGTCGAGTTACTCAGGGGGGAAAGTCTCAACCAGGATCAATTAGGAATGTCAGAGAGAATTGGTGTTGCTCCTCTGGCTGCTGCTGTTCCCGTTGTTTCGGAAAAGATACGTGTGGAAAGGCAAAGGGAGAGGGAACAAAGAGAGAAGATACGTGTGGAAAGACAAAAggagagggagagggagagaagGTGGTTAGAGGATAAGGATGCTGCCATGGGAAAGAAGAGCAAGATTACTACAGATAGGGATCATGATATAAGCGAGAAACTTGATCTTGGTTATGCTTCTACTAATGAGCAAGGGAGAATGGTGGTGTATGATGAAAGGCTATTCAGCTAGAATAGAAAAAGGTGAATGGATTTTTAAATGACTCCTCATGACAGTTTTATCTTTGCATGTATGGTTAATTTAGGTTCGAAAGAACATTGAAGTATGTTGCTTGAATGAGATGCATTATTTTGGTATGGCCTGTTCTTTATCCGACTGCAACATGACCATATGGACTAGTGTAATATTCTTCTTCACCGCATTTTTTCGTATCTGGTTATTCTTGAATTGTATGCTAGTACAGTACGTCGTTTATGCCTTTTCAATGTTATAACTGAGTGCAACATGACCATGTTGGTTGGTTGACACATGTTAGTTTTGTTTTGAGTTTGATTTGATTGTTGTTTGAAAATATGATGCAATTTGTGTTAGACCTTAGATGCAATTTGTGTTAGACCTTAGTAGTCTACTGAACCACCCAATTTTGATAATCCTGCTAAACCATTTTATAAAATCtgacatttttcaaaaaaataaatttatgcgGGTATAATTGTTTAAATGACATTATAACATCATAATAAAAAACTATATCGACTTCAAAACTCTAGATCTAAGCATGGATACAATTTAAATTAAAccagaaattaaataaaaatattgttggCTCTGAAGATCAacttaatgatgtgaaaagtgaAAGAGTTGTACATATGCAGTAAACCTTTAGAGTTGGTATCAAATGTAGCCAAGCGGGGGCAAAAAACATGTATTTTAGTATTTAACGATATTTATAAAAAACCTATGGACACATGCAATCAAAGTAACCCACCATCCATTCACATTGTTTTGGTCTTATTTACACTAGAACACTGACGATAGAGCCACTGCTTGGATGTTACCCTAACCCAACCCGGGAACGAACCAGGGGGAACTGCAGCATGGGGGATGTCTGCGTCTCATCGTAAGGCTCATTTTTAGGTTTTGGTTTAAGGGCGGGCAGGTTCATCTGATCAAGGGATGCATTGATACTGAAACAATGTAGTAACTGCTTCAAACAGATTTGTTCAGCCTGCAAAAACAAATGGAAAAACTAGCTTACTATTCTATCAAAGGCTATTTACAAAGCTGCTTCGTGTACTGTGTAGTGTACATAACATATACTCTAGCACCTCTCCCTAACTACCTAAACATAGGGTGAGGCGGAAGGAAGTTGTGAACTACTTAAACGCTTATTTTTTCCTTGACTTCTCGCATAATTGGACCTCAGATATAGGTGTGGTGAGGATGTCAGCCTCTTGCTGGTGACCTTTTCTAAAACAAAAAGTTATCTAACTCCCATATGTTTGGTCTTAGAGTGTGCGTAATTGAGTCGTGACTCAGGGTAACAGTGCTTTAATCGTTGGAGAAGATAAACGTGAGTCGACATTGGAACCTACAGTTCATGTAAAAGGGATTGAACTCAAATAACCTCAGTGGCAGTAACTGCCTTTTATCATCAACATCAGAGGCATACTTGTCTGAAAATAAGTATTCCAACAagtaataacataaaatataatagttagttgaatttttttttgtagtttagATTGTTTGTGCTTGTAAGTGATATCGGAGGGAGTGTGTGGGGCAGAAAGTTGTTTTGTGGTTTGGTGAGGGACACAAGTTTGGATGCTGTGTTGTCTCTTGTACATTGTTTTGGCCATTAATCTACTCT
Coding sequences within it:
- the LOC123899205 gene encoding uncharacterized protein LOC123899205 → MVVHRGVLNGGPMKVFREGISLVINFWWQIRRNRDVVYRDLNQLRRCLFDWFIQSEVPPSVSSATMKLEHLLRLYRIDIIDLDNSLEEVSEQLVVMYRECLQGDFSSVEIIQEANLRLARHLIRPNSSEVDDASQVFRQGICLLMENLWVRNVFIHQLCQSNPHLMLQELADDILFWFTQTIKPLSLAYLERILRNELYSRPINHDVAATNGITEEVATKLMLMHKECLQGNFSSVELLRGESLNQDQLGMSERIGVAPLAAAVPVVSEKIRVERQREREQREKIRVERQKERERERRWLEDKDAAMGKKSKITTDRDHDISEKLDLGYASTNEQGRMVVYDERLFS